The Desulfovibrio fairfieldensis sequence ATCAAGACTTGGCGAACGAATTGAAAAAGGCTATACTTATGTGTTGGGGTTTTTATGAAGGAATATCGCGACCATTATTTCCTCAAAGCCAAGCGTGAAAATTATCCGGCCCGCTCGGTCTACAAGCTGAAAGAGCTGGATGCCAAATTCCGTCTGCTCAAGCCGGGCATGAAAGTGCTGGATCTGGGGGCCGCCCCCGGTTCCTGGTCTTTGGGCGTCGCGGAAAAAGTGGGCTCCAAGGGGCTTGTCCTGGCCTGCGACATCCAGAGCACGGAAACGGCGTTCCCGCCCCAGGTGCTCTTCATGCAGGAGGACGTCTTCCAGCGCTCCGCCGCCTTTGAGGCCAAGCTGGCCGAACTGGGCCCCTTTGACCTGGTCATCAGCGATATGGCTCCGCGTACCACGGGTACGCGCTTCACGGATCAGGCCCGTTCCCTGGAGCTGACCCTGGAGGCTCTGGCCGTAGCCTGCCTGCATCTGAAGCAAGGCGGCAATTTTGTGGTCAAGATCTTCATGGGACCGGATATTCAGGATCTGCTCACCCCCATGCGCAAGGCGTTCAGCTCGGTCAAATCCTTTAAGCCCAAAAGCTCACGCGCCGAAAGCAAGGAAACCTTTTTTACGGGCCTGGGTTTTCGCGGCGACACGGCCGCTATCGCGTCCGGCGATGCCGGGCCGGAAACATAACCGGATTTCGTCTGAATCATATGGCGGTTCAGACTGTATTCAGCAAAAAGACACATTTTTTTTGCTGAATCCATGCCGCTTCGCGGCGCGCGGTCCCCACGGGCCGCGCAAACATTCAAGGTGAAACGCTCTAATACTTTTACGGTTTTCGGGAGGTTTTATGTCAGGTCACAGCAAATGGGCCAATATCCAGCACCGCAAGGGACGCCAGGACGCCAAGCGCGGCAAGATTTTCACCAAAGCCGCCAAGGAAATCATCATTGCCGCTAAAAACGGCGGCGATCCTTCGGGCAATTCCCGTCTGCGGGCGGCCATCGCTGCGGCCAAAGCCGTGAACCTGCCCAAGGACAAGATTGAAGCCGCCATCCGCAAGGGCACCGGCGAAGACGCGGGCGGCGATTTTGTGGAAGGCTTCTACGAAGGCTACGGTCCCGGCGGCATCGCCATCATGGTGGAGGTCGCCACGGACAATAAAAACCGCACCGTGGCCGAAGTGCGCCACCTTTTCACCAAGCATGGCGGCTCCATGGGCGAGAACGGCAGTGTAGGCTGGATGTTCGAGCGCAAGGGCGTCATCAGCGTGGACAAGGCCGCCTACGCCGAGGATAAAATTATGGAAGCCGCCCTGGAAGCCGGGGCCGACGACGTGCTGGACGACGAGGATGTCTGGACCCTTCAGACGGCCATGGCCGACTTCGCGGCCGTGCGCGACGCCCTGGAAGCCGCGGGCATTGAGATGCAGTCCGCCGAGCTGGCCATGGTGCCGCAGAACCTGGTGGCCGTGAGCGCGGATATGGGCCAGAAGGTGCTGCGCCTGATGGAAGCCCTGGACGACAATGACGATGTGCAGAATGTCTATGCCAATGTGGATTTTCCGGACGATATGCCCACCGACTGACGCAAGCCGGTCCTTTTGCCTTCTTGCTGTGTCGCGCATCGTTTTTTATTCCGGTCATGGACCAGAAGAGTCCACTTCCTGCATAAAAAACTCGCGCTCCTTGCGGAAAGGCAAAATTCCTCGTCGCGCGCCCTTTTTCATTGCCGCCGTCATGCCTCCCGCTACCGGCTTGACGGCGGCATAACTATATTGTTGGGGCACCTTCTATGCAGCCCGTCACCGTCATCGGCATTGATCCCGGTTCCCAGCGCACGGGCTGGGGCGTGGTGCGCGAAGTCTCCGGCGTTCTCCGGCTGGTGGACTGCGGCGTGGTGCGCACGGCCTCAGCCGGAAAGGAATTTTCCGCGCGGTTGGCGCGCATTTACCATGAGCTGGCCAAGGTGCTCGGGCGCTGCAAGCCCGACGAAGCGGCCATTGAACAGGTCTTTACCGCCAAAAACGCGGCCAGCGCCCTCAAGCTGGGCCAGGCCAGAGGCGTGGCCGTGGCGGCCTGCGCGGCGTATGGCCTGGGAATCAGCGACTACGAGCCGACCCTGGTCAAAAAGTCCCTGGTGGGCACAGGCCGGGCGGAAAAGGAGCAGGTGGCCTTTATGGTCAAGCGCCTGCTCAACGTCCGCGAGGCCGACTGGGCGCTGGACACCTCCGACGCCCTGGCCGTGGCTGTCTGCCATCTGACCATGCGGCGCTTTGCCGCGCTCACGGCGCGCTGACCACAAAACGAAGAACAGGATGCGCCTCCGGAGCCGGAAACGCATCCCGTCCATCAGAAATAAACACCGGCGCATGGGGACGGTTCGCGTCCGCTGTGCGCCGTTTTCATTACGGGCGCGGCGCGCGCGGCCCGGCGGGCTGCATGGAATAGCGGTACAATTCGTGAATTTCCTTGTCGTAACCGGGATAGAAGCCCTTGCCCATGCCGAGCACGATACGCGCGCCCCGGTTCATGTGCACCAGCAGGTCGCCGCTGGAGGGGTCCACGCAGAGACCTTCGATTTCGCCCTGCTTGATGGCTTCGTCAAAGGTCTTTTCCAGCACCACGGGCGCGTTGGTGGCCGAGGTCACGTCCACGCGATAAAGATGGTCGGGCTCGTTGTCGTCTGCGGTGCCGTCGTCGGCCGTCACAAAAAGCGAACCGTCATAGTAGAACACGCCCTGCACCCACTGCGGCACGGGCTGCAGATGCACCTTGCGCAGATACTTGCCGTCCAGGTCGTATTCATAGAGATAGCGGCCGCTTTCCTCGCCCACCCAGGAGCACATCCACACCGTGCCCTTGACCGGGTCCACAGTGATGCCGGACACTTCCAGCTGGCCGGACTTGGGCTCGAACTTAAAAGTGCGTTTGAATTTCAGAGTGTCCGCATCGTGCACGGCGATCTGAATATCCTTGCCCACGCCGTCCATGAAATTCTCGGCGCTGATGTACAATTCGCCGTTGTAGACGTCGATGTCCCCGATGTGATTGGACGGGATGGCGTAGCCCTCAAAGGGATTGTCGTTCTGCTTCAGCAGCTTGCCGTTCATGTCGTATTTGAACAGTTTTTTGCTGTCGCTCACGTAGATGTACTTGCCGTCGCAGGCCACGCCCTGGCGGCCGGCCACGGGCATGACGCTTTTGAGCGTGTACTCGTACTTGGGGGCATGGGCCGGACGGGCCTGCGAGGCCTGCGGCGGAACCAAGGCCGCGCCCAGCAGCAGCGCGACCAGCGCAATGAGCTTTTTCATCCTTTCTCTCCTTGCGGATTGCGGCGCCGCGCGGGGCTTCCCCATGAAGCCGCGCAACGGGCCTTCAAATACCGTAATGCAAGCGAAATGGACTGACAAGAAGCCCTGCGCTGCCGAAGCGTAACGTCATAAAAATTTCACACACGTAAAAAACGAACCCCGCCGTGGGGCGGGGTTCGTCGTCGGTCCGGAGTCCGGACCCGGCAATTGCTTTCAACGCACTATTCAATGACCACGGCCTTTTTGATGATCACCGGCGTCGTGGGCACGTTTTCGTAAAAGCCCTTTTTGCCCGTGGCCACGGCTTCAATCTTGTCCACCACCTCATGGCCCTTGATGACCTTCCCGAACACGGCATAGCCCCAGCCCTGGGGGGTCTGGCTCTTGAAATCCAGAAAGCCGTTGTCTTTGGTATTGATGAAGAACTGCGCGCCGGCCGAGTGCGGGTCGGCGGTGCGGGCCATGGCGATGGTATACTTCTGATTGCGCAGGCCGTTGTTGGCCTCGTTGTGAATGGGCGCGCGGGCGCTCTTTTCCTTCATGTCCGGAGTCAGGCCGCCGCCCTGGACCATGAAGTTTTTGATAACGCGGTGAAAAATGGTGCCGTCATAATGTCCGGATTTCACGTACTGGATGAAGTTGGCCGTGGTAATGGGGGCCTTGCGGGCATCCAGGCGCACCACGATGTCCCCGAGGCTGGTTTCCAGCTTGACGGCGGGATCGGATGCCGGCGCGGCGGCGCGGGCCTGCCCGGCGAAAACCGGCAGCAGCGCCAGGCTCAGGACAAGGCAGAAGGCCGAAAGAAAAAATTTCATAACTGACTCCTTGGAATACGGCATTTTCGCCGGTGCGGGCACCGCGCCGACTGTGCATGCTAGCACGCGGCCCGGCCCACCCGCAAGACGAAGCATGGCCCGCCCACCAGTACTTTAACACATAAAATGCCCGCTTACGGCGAGTAAAGCCCGTCTGCCCGCATTTCGCGGCAAGGACTTGCAGACAAATCCTTGCCGGGCGGTGGGCCGGTTCGGCATCCGACAAGAAAAACAAAATTTCGATGACGAGCGTCTGCCCGATAAGAGCCTATACGGCATAGCCGGAACCTAGAAACAACGCCTGGCGCGGGAACCCCAAAACCGCTCCGCCGCCGCAAGGCCACGGCACTTGCTAAATCGGGGGGGAGTCATATAGTATGCGAAAAGGAGTGTGGATAACCACCCCGCGGCACGCTGTGCCGGACCGGACAACAACAGTTTTTTTGGAGGACTTATGTCACCGACTACCCGCAGTGTCGCGCAAAGCGGCGTGACCAGCGCCGTTTCCGTTTACATGCGCCAGGTCTACCAGTGGATGACGGCGGGCCTTGCCCTGACCACGGTGGTGGCCTACGGCGTGGCCAACTCGCCGGCCATCCGGGATGCCATTCTGGGCAACAGCCTGGTTATGATTCTTCTGATCGTGGCCCAATTCGGCATGGTCATCGCCCTTTCGGCCGCCATCCACAAAATGTCGGCGGGCACGGCCACCGGCCTCTTCCTGCTCTACTCGGCCCTGACCGGCGCCATGCTTTCGTCCATCTTCGTGATCTACCCCATCGCGTCCATCGCCAACGCCTTTCTGGTGACCACGGGCACTTTCCTGGCCATGTCGGTCTACGGCACGGTAACCAAGCGCGACCTCACGACCATGGGCAACTTCCTGTTCATGGGGCTCATCGGCATCATCATCGCCATGGTGGTGAACATCTTCCTCAAGAGCACCATGATGGACTTTATTATCAGCTGCCTGGGCGTGCTGATCTTCACCGGCCTGACCGCCTACGACACCCAGAAGCTGCGCCGCTTCGGCGAAGCCGCGCCTCTGGACGACGGCACGGCGGTGCGGCGCGGGGCCATCATGGGCGCGCTGACCCTTTACCTGGACTTTATCAACCTCTTCCTGATGATGCTGCGGCTTTTCGGCGGCAACCGCAACTGAGCCGCCTAAAGCATTCCAACGTTGAAAATGTTGAAATGCTCCGGCGGCCGCGTGAGCGGACGCCCGCGCCTGAAGCCAAGGTGGGAGCGCGTTCCCGCCGCGCGTCAGCCGTTGTCGCTGGGCTGCTTGCTTGAGCCGTTCACGGCGAAGCCGTGTTACGGATCAAGACAGCAGCGCTACGGATGACGACAGCAATGATAGGCTGAAGGCAGCGTCAGCTTTGAAATTGGCACAATTTCAAAGCGAATCTGCATCTAGAACGCGGGCCCGACGGATCTTGATTGCAATTCCGCCGGACCGCGGGGACTGTCTCCAAATGGATTTCCCGGTTTTCTTGCCGGAAATATCACACGTTGGAGATAAGCCCTGAACCTTTTTTCAGCCGCGCGGGGGCAAAAGGCGGAGCCTTTTGCCCCTTTTTTTGAGCATGGCGCGGCCCATGGAAATAACGTGAAAAAGCAACATAAAAATATACGCCCTACCGATCCCGCCGCCCTTCCCGGCAATGACGAACTGCTGGAACTTTTTGCCCGCGAATCCCGCCCCATGCGTCTGGACGGCCTGCTGCGCGCCACGGGTCTGCCGCGCCGGGCGAAAAAAGAGCTTGAGGAAAGCCTGGCGGATCTGGCCCGGCAGGGGCGTCTGGTGCGCCTGCGCGGCGGCCTCTGGACCCGGCCCGAAAGCCTCAAAAGCCTGGTGGGCCGCTATCAGGCCCTGCGCAACGGCGGCGGCTTCGTCACCTCGCTGGCGGCCGAAAACGGCTCGCCCGCCGTGCGCGTGGCGGGCGGCAGGGACATTTTCATCCATCCCCTGCAAAGCAATGAGGCCTGGCATCAGGATCTGGTGCGGGTGGTGCTGGCTCCGGCTTCCTCGCGCTCCGGGCAGGGGCGCGGCGGACCGAACCCGGAAGGCCGTATTGTGGAAATTCTGGAGCGCCCGCAAAAGGAAATCCCCGTGCATCTGCACAGCCGCACGGGGCGGACCCTGTTCTGCCGCCCGGCGGACAGCCGCCTGGCCGTGGACTTCAGCGTGCCCCTGCCCGAGGGAACCGCCGTGCCGGAACAGGGCGCGCTTCTGCTGGTGGCCCCGGAAGAGCGTCTGGCTTCGGATCTCTGGCGCGCGCGCCTGATCGGCACCTACGGCCGCGAAGACGACGTGGACGTGCAGGAGGAGCTGGTCAAGCTCAACCATGAGGTGCCGCGCGATTTTCCGCTCTCGGTCCTGGCCGAGGCGGCGGCCTTACCCGCGGCTCCCGGCGAGGCGGATATGGCCGGGCGTGAGGATTTGCGCCATCTGCCACTGGTGACCATTGACGGCGCGGACGCCCGCGACTTTGACGATGCCGTGCAGGTGGAGCGCAAGGGCAAGGGCTGGCTGCTGCGGGTGGCCATCGCCGACGTGAGCCATTACGTGCGGCCCGCTCCCGGCAAGGGGCACGCCAGCCTGGACGCCGAGGCCCTGGCGCGCGGCAACTCCTGGTATTTCCCCCGTTCCGTGGAACCCATGCTGCCCCCGGCCCTGTCCAACGGCCTGTGCAGCCTTAAACCCCAGGAAGACCGTCTGGCCGTGCTGGCGGAAATTCCCTTTTCACCCACAGGCCAGCCTGGCAAGGCGCGTTTCGCCCCGGCCGTGATGCGTTCCGCCGCGCGCCTGACCTACGACCAGGTCAAGGCCTGCCTGCTGGATCATGACGCCGAAGCTCTGGCCCGGCTGCGCGAGAACCCGCGCGGCGGGGACGTGCTGGCCATGCTGGAGGAGGCCTTCCGGCTCTATACAGTGCTGCGCGAGGCCCGGCGGGAGCGCGGCAGTCTGGATTTCGACCTGCCCGAACCGGAATACACGTTTGACGCGGAGGGCCGGGTGCTCAAGATCGGCTTCCGTCGGCGCCACGACGCCCACCGGCTCATCGAGGAATTCATGATCGCGGCCAACGAGGCCGTGGCCCGGCATCTGCGCGACGCCGGGCTGCCCTTTCTTTACCGCGTGCATCCCCAGCCGGAGCCGGAGCGCCTGGAAAGCCTCTTTGAAACCCTTGCCGCCACGGCTTTGGAAACGATGCCCACGGACAAGCAATCAGGAAAGCAGACGGACGGGCGGCCCGATGCGGCGGCCATTCAGGGCATCCTCGCCGCGGCCCAGGGCACGGACCAGGAATTTCTGGTAAACCGCCTCTGCCTGCGGGCCATGCCCCAGGCCCGCTACCAGCCGGAAAACGAGGGGCATTTCGGCCTGGCCTCCCAGGCCTACTGCCACTTCACCTCGCCCATCCGCCGCTATGCGGACCTGCTGGTTCACCGGGCCTTGAAAACCTCGCTGGGACAGGCCGTCGGCCCCCTGCCCGCCGGGCAGAAGCTGCTGCGCGTCGGCGACCAGCTCAACCGGCGGGAGCGCGCCGCCGTGGACTGCGAACGCGAAATGGCCCGCCGTCTGGGTTGCCTGGCCCTGCGGGACCGTGAAGGGGAACGCTTTGCCGGTGTGATTTCCGGAGTGACGGATTTCGGCCTGTTCGTGGAGCTCGCGGACATGCCTGTGGAAGGCATGATCCGCGTGGAAGACCTGGGCGACGACTGGTACGAGCTGGACTCCCGCAGCCAGTGCCTGCTGGGCCAGCGATCCGGCCTGTGCTGGCGTCTGGGCCAGCGTCTGGACGTGCGTCTGGCCGAGGTGCACATGGGCCGCCTGGAAATCCGGCTCATGCCCCTGGAACTGCCCCGCGCAAACCGGGGCGCGCGCGCACGGCGCAATGCGGGCGGACGGACGCGAAGCGCGGCCCGCCCGGAGCGACGTGCTGAACAGACGCGCAAGAAACAGACCCGGAACAAACCCGCCGACGCGGCGCCGGACCGCAAGAGCCGGACGCGCGCCCGCACCGGACAGGAAACACGGACCGGACGAAACGGGCAAAAGCAAAACGGCGCGCGCCCCAAACGGGGACGCTGATGGGCCTGCTCTCCTCCCGCCAGCACATGGGCGCGGCGGCCCTGATTCTGGCCGCCAGCACCATTCTTTCCCGGCTCATGGGCCTGATCCGGGACAAGGTCATTTCCTGGCAGTTCGGCGCGGGCGGTGAAGCGGACATGTATTTCGCGGCCTTTGTGGTGCCGGACATCATCAACTACCTGCTGGCCGGCGGCTTCATGTCCATCACCATCATTCCCCTGCTTTCCCGTCGCTTTCAGGAGGACGAGGCCGACGCCTGGCGCTTTTTTTCCTGCGTGTTCTGCTGGACCCTCACCGCCTCGCTGCTGCTCACGGGAGCGGGCATCCTGGCCGCCGAACCCCTAGCCCGTCTGGTGGCCCCCGGCTTCTCGCCGGAACAGTGGCAGAGGCTGGCCTTTTTCATGCGCATCATTCTGCCCGCCCAGGTCTTTTTTCTCTGTGGGGCCTGTCTCACGGCCCTGCTCTTCCTGCGGCGGCAGTTCAGCGTTCCGGCCCTGGCCCCGTTGGTCTACAACGGCTGCATCATCGCGGGCGGCCTGCTGCTGCCCCTGCTGGGAACGCGCCTCGGCATCAGCCAGGGCAACGGTTACGGCATGACCGGCTATTGCCTGGGCGTCACCGTGGGCGCGGCCCTGGGCACCTTTGCCCTGCCGTTGCGGGTGGCGGCCGCGGGCGGACTGCATCTGCGCCCGGTCTGGCGGCACAGGCTCATGGGCCGATTTTTGATCACGGCCCTGCCCCTGATGCTGGGCCAGACCATCATCATGCTGGATGAGCAGTTTTTGCGCGTCTTCGGCAGTCTGGCCGGGGACGGCGTGGTCAGCCTGCTGAACTACGCGCGGCGCATTGCCCAGGTGCCGGTGGGCCTCATGGGGCAGGCCGCCGCCGTGGCCTCCTATCCCTTTCTGGTCTCCCTGCTGACCAAGGGCGACACGGAACGCTTCGACCAGACCCTGCGCACGGCCCTGCGCGCGGGCCTGGGCCTGATCATCCCCTGCGCGCTCTGGATGATGGCCGCCGCCTGGCCCATTCTGGGCGTGATCTTCCAGGGCGGGCGCTTCGGCGCGGCAGAGACCATGGCCGCCGTGCCCCTGACCCGGATCATGCTGGCCTCGACCCCGCTCTGGATCGTCTACATGGTGCTGGTACGGGCCTACTACGCCCACGGCGACACCCTGACCCCGGCGGTCACGGGCACCATCATGACCCTGGCCTGCCTGCCGCTCTACTATTACTGGGCCGTGCCCCTGGGGGCCTGGGCCATCGCCGCCCTGTCCGGCGCGAGCGTGAGCCTTTATGTGCTCTGGCTGGTGGGGCTGTGGATCCGCCGCCACGGCGACGGGGCCTTTGCCGGGCTCTGCGGACTGGGGCTGCGCGCCCTGGCCTGCTCTCTGCCCGGCGCGGGCGCGGCCTGGTGGCTGGCCGGATACAGTCTCGCGCATCTGCCGCTGCCGCCCATTGCGGCGGCCTGCGCGGCTCTAGTCGTCAGCGGCCTGGCTTTTGCCCTGCTCTTCCTGCCTCTGGCCTGGTGGCTCGCGCCGTCCATTCTGGAGCCCGTGCTGCGGCGGCTGCGGCGTTCCCCTTAGGGCGTTCAGCCGTGGCGGCCTGTTGACACTACTGGGATTTTGTTCGCTAGCGAGGAGAACGGGCCTTTTATCGCTGCTGTCTTTATCCGTAATGCTCGTTCCTCGCATAACGGCTAAAGCATGAAAGGAGTGTACTCTTGCCTCAGCCGTTGCAGCGAAGCTGCTTACGGATGAGGACAGCAGAGCTATGGTACTCGACTGGAATAAAAGGCGAAGTTCAACAAAGCCGGCGGGCAAAAGAACGTAGTGTCAACAGGCCCTAAAACAGCGCGCCGTGCCCCAGTCCTTGCACCAGGCGCAGCAGATCCCGGCCCATGAAAAACCAGACCGCCAGCGCAATGACCGCCAGAAAGCAGTATTCTCCCAGACTGCCCGTGGCGCAGAGCTTAAGGGAAAAACGTCCCTTGCGTGAAAAGGGCTGCAAGGGCACGCCCTGAGGCGTGAGCATGTCCAGGGCCACATGGGAAAGGCCGCCGAAAGCCAGCCCGGTCAGCGCGGCCCGTCCCAGCGGCGGCAGATGCCAGAACAGGGCCGCCAGAAACAGGGCCAGCCACCAGCCGAACCAATGCGTCGCGCCCCGGTGGATACGGTTGAAGACCTTCTGACGGCCGCGCCGCGTGGGGGCCAGACCGGCCAGGCGCTGGTCCAGCACGTCGGGCAGCACCGCGCCCACGCAGGCCGCCAGCACGCCCGCAGGCGGCAGATGCAGGGCCAGGGCCGCGCCCACAGCCGCCGCCTGATGGGTGATCCATTTCATGCGCTGTCCCGTAACCTACAGTATTTTGCGATTGAAATGTTATACATTTCAATCGGGAATTTCTCTAT is a genomic window containing:
- a CDS encoding RlmE family RNA methyltransferase, encoding MKEYRDHYFLKAKRENYPARSVYKLKELDAKFRLLKPGMKVLDLGAAPGSWSLGVAEKVGSKGLVLACDIQSTETAFPPQVLFMQEDVFQRSAAFEAKLAELGPFDLVISDMAPRTTGTRFTDQARSLELTLEALAVACLHLKQGGNFVVKIFMGPDIQDLLTPMRKAFSSVKSFKPKSSRAESKETFFTGLGFRGDTAAIASGDAGPET
- a CDS encoding YebC/PmpR family DNA-binding transcriptional regulator — its product is MSGHSKWANIQHRKGRQDAKRGKIFTKAAKEIIIAAKNGGDPSGNSRLRAAIAAAKAVNLPKDKIEAAIRKGTGEDAGGDFVEGFYEGYGPGGIAIMVEVATDNKNRTVAEVRHLFTKHGGSMGENGSVGWMFERKGVISVDKAAYAEDKIMEAALEAGADDVLDDEDVWTLQTAMADFAAVRDALEAAGIEMQSAELAMVPQNLVAVSADMGQKVLRLMEALDDNDDVQNVYANVDFPDDMPTD
- the ruvC gene encoding crossover junction endodeoxyribonuclease RuvC; the protein is MQPVTVIGIDPGSQRTGWGVVREVSGVLRLVDCGVVRTASAGKEFSARLARIYHELAKVLGRCKPDEAAIEQVFTAKNAASALKLGQARGVAVAACAAYGLGISDYEPTLVKKSLVGTGRAEKEQVAFMVKRLLNVREADWALDTSDALAVAVCHLTMRRFAALTAR
- a CDS encoding peptidylprolyl isomerase; the protein is MKFFLSAFCLVLSLALLPVFAGQARAAAPASDPAVKLETSLGDIVVRLDARKAPITTANFIQYVKSGHYDGTIFHRVIKNFMVQGGGLTPDMKEKSARAPIHNEANNGLRNQKYTIAMARTADPHSAGAQFFINTKDNGFLDFKSQTPQGWGYAVFGKVIKGHEVVDKIEAVATGKKGFYENVPTTPVIIKKAVVIE
- a CDS encoding Bax inhibitor-1/YccA family protein, which encodes MSPTTRSVAQSGVTSAVSVYMRQVYQWMTAGLALTTVVAYGVANSPAIRDAILGNSLVMILLIVAQFGMVIALSAAIHKMSAGTATGLFLLYSALTGAMLSSIFVIYPIASIANAFLVTTGTFLAMSVYGTVTKRDLTTMGNFLFMGLIGIIIAMVVNIFLKSTMMDFIISCLGVLIFTGLTAYDTQKLRRFGEAAPLDDGTAVRRGAIMGALTLYLDFINLFLMMLRLFGGNRN
- the rnr gene encoding ribonuclease R — translated: MKKQHKNIRPTDPAALPGNDELLELFARESRPMRLDGLLRATGLPRRAKKELEESLADLARQGRLVRLRGGLWTRPESLKSLVGRYQALRNGGGFVTSLAAENGSPAVRVAGGRDIFIHPLQSNEAWHQDLVRVVLAPASSRSGQGRGGPNPEGRIVEILERPQKEIPVHLHSRTGRTLFCRPADSRLAVDFSVPLPEGTAVPEQGALLLVAPEERLASDLWRARLIGTYGREDDVDVQEELVKLNHEVPRDFPLSVLAEAAALPAAPGEADMAGREDLRHLPLVTIDGADARDFDDAVQVERKGKGWLLRVAIADVSHYVRPAPGKGHASLDAEALARGNSWYFPRSVEPMLPPALSNGLCSLKPQEDRLAVLAEIPFSPTGQPGKARFAPAVMRSAARLTYDQVKACLLDHDAEALARLRENPRGGDVLAMLEEAFRLYTVLREARRERGSLDFDLPEPEYTFDAEGRVLKIGFRRRHDAHRLIEEFMIAANEAVARHLRDAGLPFLYRVHPQPEPERLESLFETLAATALETMPTDKQSGKQTDGRPDAAAIQGILAAAQGTDQEFLVNRLCLRAMPQARYQPENEGHFGLASQAYCHFTSPIRRYADLLVHRALKTSLGQAVGPLPAGQKLLRVGDQLNRRERAAVDCEREMARRLGCLALRDREGERFAGVISGVTDFGLFVELADMPVEGMIRVEDLGDDWYELDSRSQCLLGQRSGLCWRLGQRLDVRLAEVHMGRLEIRLMPLELPRANRGARARRNAGGRTRSAARPERRAEQTRKKQTRNKPADAAPDRKSRTRARTGQETRTGRNGQKQNGARPKRGR
- the murJ gene encoding murein biosynthesis integral membrane protein MurJ, with the translated sequence MGLLSSRQHMGAAALILAASTILSRLMGLIRDKVISWQFGAGGEADMYFAAFVVPDIINYLLAGGFMSITIIPLLSRRFQEDEADAWRFFSCVFCWTLTASLLLTGAGILAAEPLARLVAPGFSPEQWQRLAFFMRIILPAQVFFLCGACLTALLFLRRQFSVPALAPLVYNGCIIAGGLLLPLLGTRLGISQGNGYGMTGYCLGVTVGAALGTFALPLRVAAAGGLHLRPVWRHRLMGRFLITALPLMLGQTIIMLDEQFLRVFGSLAGDGVVSLLNYARRIAQVPVGLMGQAAAVASYPFLVSLLTKGDTERFDQTLRTALRAGLGLIIPCALWMMAAAWPILGVIFQGGRFGAAETMAAVPLTRIMLASTPLWIVYMVLVRAYYAHGDTLTPAVTGTIMTLACLPLYYYWAVPLGAWAIAALSGASVSLYVLWLVGLWIRRHGDGAFAGLCGLGLRALACSLPGAGAAWWLAGYSLAHLPLPPIAAACAALVVSGLAFALLFLPLAWWLAPSILEPVLRRLRRSP
- a CDS encoding metal-dependent hydrolase, with protein sequence MKWITHQAAAVGAALALHLPPAGVLAACVGAVLPDVLDQRLAGLAPTRRGRQKVFNRIHRGATHWFGWWLALFLAALFWHLPPLGRAALTGLAFGGLSHVALDMLTPQGVPLQPFSRKGRFSLKLCATGSLGEYCFLAVIALAVWFFMGRDLLRLVQGLGHGALF